Proteins from a single region of Streptomyces spectabilis:
- a CDS encoding secondary thiamine-phosphate synthase enzyme YjbQ has product MPDAFTTRILHVATGSDETVVDLTHECASFLREAARGRDGLLNVFVPHATAGVAILETGAGSDRDLLAALHTLLPADDRWQHRHGSPGHGRDHVLPALVAPHATLPVLGGSLELGTWQSVCLVDTNKDNPDRQVRLSFLG; this is encoded by the coding sequence ATGCCCGACGCCTTCACCACCCGCATCCTGCACGTCGCGACCGGCTCGGACGAGACGGTCGTCGACCTCACCCACGAGTGCGCGAGCTTCCTGCGCGAGGCGGCCCGCGGCCGCGACGGCCTCCTCAACGTCTTCGTCCCGCACGCCACTGCCGGGGTCGCGATTCTGGAGACCGGCGCGGGCAGCGACAGGGATCTGCTCGCCGCGCTGCACACCCTGCTTCCGGCCGACGACCGCTGGCAGCACCGCCACGGCAGCCCGGGGCACGGCCGCGACCACGTCCTGCCCGCCCTGGTGGCCCCGCACGCCACGCTCCCCGTGCTCGGCGGCAGCCTGGAGCTCGGCACCTGGCAGTCCGTCTGCCTGGTCGACACGAACAAGGACAACCCCGACCGCCAGGTGCGGCTGAGCTTCCTGGGGTAG
- a CDS encoding TetR/AcrR family transcriptional regulator, with protein sequence MHERKNVPLRSDAQRNRARILEVALTELTRAADTPLSAIAKKAGVGQGTFYRNFPSREALVLEVYRYEVEQVAETAAQLLETHPPDQALREWMSRLARYSMTKAGLAQAMGKATAYGSFAALGHGPLTSAVGLLLAANDAAGTIRPGLTPDDFMLAIAGLWHIDPDSDWQARVDQLLDIVMDGLRAGAPGR encoded by the coding sequence GTGCACGAGAGGAAGAACGTGCCACTGCGCTCGGACGCGCAGCGCAATCGCGCCCGCATCCTGGAGGTGGCGCTCACGGAGCTGACACGGGCGGCGGACACCCCGCTCAGCGCGATCGCGAAGAAGGCGGGCGTCGGACAGGGCACCTTCTACCGCAACTTCCCGAGCCGCGAGGCGCTCGTCCTGGAGGTGTACCGCTACGAGGTGGAGCAAGTCGCCGAGACGGCGGCCCAGTTGCTGGAGACGCACCCTCCCGACCAGGCCCTGCGGGAGTGGATGAGCCGCCTCGCCCGGTACTCGATGACGAAGGCCGGTCTGGCGCAGGCGATGGGCAAGGCCACCGCGTACGGCAGCTTCGCCGCCCTCGGCCACGGCCCGCTCACCTCCGCCGTCGGCCTGCTCCTGGCCGCCAACGACGCGGCGGGCACCATCCGTCCGGGCCTGACCCCCGACGACTTCATGCTCGCCATCGCGGGGCTTTGGCACATCGATCCGGACAGCGACTGGCAGGCGCGCGTGGACCAGCTCCTCGACATCGTCATGGACGGCCTGCGCGCGGGGGCACCGGGCCGCTGA
- a CDS encoding LLM class flavin-dependent oxidoreductase, with protein MTVHLNWFLPTGGDGRTLVDRHAYTDGGITRSRVTPVSGVRAPDIEYLAQIAKAAEQLGFEAVLTPTGTWCEDAWLTTVALAQHTERLKFLVAFRPGVLSPVLAAQMAATYQRITRGRLLLNVVTGGDSTEQRRFGDHLDHDRRYARTDEFLSVVRGVWSGRPYDFDGTHYQVEGGLTALPPDPLPEIFFGGSSAAAGPVAARHSDVYLTWGEPPEQVKQKIDWIRGLAAAEGRTVRFGIRLHTISRDSPKEAWATAHRLLDDLDADTVAAAQEALGRSESVGQQRMLALHGGSRDDLVVAPNLWAGVGLVRGGAGTALVGSHAEVADRIEEYHALGVEHFVLSGYPHLEEAYWFGEGVIPDLAARGLLPRVPASPLAAVPAVNGRPASAPGGAPLLVSGGR; from the coding sequence ATGACCGTCCACCTCAACTGGTTCCTGCCGACCGGCGGCGACGGCCGCACCCTCGTCGACCGGCACGCCTACACCGACGGCGGCATCACCCGCTCCCGCGTCACCCCGGTGAGCGGCGTCCGGGCCCCCGACATCGAGTACCTGGCCCAGATCGCCAAGGCCGCCGAGCAGCTCGGCTTCGAGGCCGTGCTCACGCCGACCGGCACCTGGTGCGAGGACGCCTGGCTGACCACGGTCGCGCTCGCCCAACACACCGAGCGCCTGAAGTTCCTGGTCGCGTTCCGGCCGGGGGTCCTCTCCCCCGTGCTCGCCGCGCAGATGGCGGCGACGTACCAGCGCATCACGCGCGGCCGGCTGCTCCTGAACGTGGTGACCGGCGGCGACTCGACCGAACAGCGGCGCTTCGGCGACCACTTGGACCACGACCGCCGCTACGCCCGCACCGACGAGTTCCTCTCGGTGGTGCGCGGGGTGTGGAGCGGCAGGCCGTACGACTTCGACGGTACGCACTACCAGGTCGAGGGCGGGCTCACCGCGCTGCCGCCGGACCCGCTGCCGGAGATCTTCTTCGGCGGCTCGTCGGCCGCGGCGGGCCCGGTCGCGGCGCGCCACAGCGATGTCTATCTGACCTGGGGCGAGCCGCCCGAGCAGGTGAAACAGAAGATCGACTGGATCCGTGGTCTCGCGGCGGCGGAGGGGCGCACGGTCCGCTTCGGCATCCGCCTGCACACCATCTCCCGCGACTCGCCGAAGGAGGCGTGGGCCACCGCGCACCGCCTGCTCGACGACCTCGACGCGGACACCGTGGCCGCCGCGCAGGAGGCGCTCGGCCGCAGCGAGTCCGTGGGCCAGCAGCGCATGCTCGCGCTGCACGGCGGCTCCCGCGACGACCTGGTGGTGGCGCCCAACCTGTGGGCGGGCGTCGGCCTGGTGCGCGGCGGCGCGGGCACCGCGCTCGTGGGCAGCCACGCGGAGGTCGCCGACCGCATCGAGGAGTACCACGCGCTCGGCGTCGAGCACTTCGTTCTCTCCGGCTATCCGCATCTGGAGGAGGCGTACTGGTTCGGCGAGGGCGTCATCCCCGACCTGGCGGCGCGCGGCCTGCTCCCCCGCGTCCCCGCCTCGCCCCTGGCGGCGGTCCCGGCCGTGAACGGCCGCCCGGCGTCGGCGCCGGGCGGGGCGCCGCTCCTGGTGTCCGGGGGCCGCTGA
- a CDS encoding NAD(P)-binding domain-containing protein, with the protein MNDIGVRDAGVTDVDVVVVGAGQAGLSSAHHLRRRGFEPERDFVVLDHAPRPGGAWQFRWPSLTYGKVHGMHALPGMELTGADPARPSSEVIGEYFTAYERRFDLRVRRPVDVRRVSEADGGRLLVETSAGTWSTRALINATGTWDKPFWPRYPGQETFLGRQLHTAVYPGPEAFRGQRVVVVGGGASGTQHLMEIAPYAAETWWVTRRPPVFADGPFDEGRGRAAVALVEDRVRRGLPPLSVVSVTGLAVTDAVREARADGVLDRLPMFDRITPTGVEWDDGRAVEADVILWATGFRAAVDHLAPLRLREPGGGIRMDGTRAAADPRVHLVGYGSSASTIGANRAGRAAVRDIVRLLEREPVPA; encoded by the coding sequence GTGAACGACATCGGGGTGCGAGACGCGGGCGTGACGGACGTCGACGTGGTGGTCGTGGGCGCGGGGCAGGCGGGCCTGTCCAGCGCCCACCACCTGCGGCGCCGAGGGTTCGAGCCGGAGCGGGACTTCGTGGTGCTCGACCACGCGCCCCGGCCGGGCGGCGCCTGGCAGTTCCGGTGGCCGTCACTGACGTACGGCAAGGTGCACGGGATGCACGCGCTGCCGGGCATGGAGCTGACCGGCGCCGACCCCGCGCGCCCGTCGTCGGAGGTCATCGGCGAGTACTTCACCGCCTACGAGCGCCGCTTCGACCTGCGGGTGCGGCGCCCCGTCGACGTGCGCCGCGTCAGCGAGGCGGACGGCGGCCGACTCCTCGTCGAGACCTCTGCGGGTACGTGGTCGACGCGCGCGCTGATCAACGCGACCGGCACCTGGGACAAGCCGTTCTGGCCGCGCTACCCGGGGCAGGAGACCTTCCTCGGCCGGCAGCTGCACACGGCCGTCTACCCCGGCCCCGAGGCCTTCCGCGGGCAGCGCGTCGTCGTCGTGGGCGGCGGCGCCTCCGGCACCCAGCATCTGATGGAGATCGCCCCGTACGCCGCCGAAACCTGGTGGGTGACGCGGCGGCCGCCCGTGTTCGCCGATGGCCCCTTCGACGAGGGGCGCGGGCGCGCCGCCGTCGCCCTGGTCGAGGACCGGGTCCGCCGGGGCCTGCCGCCGCTGAGCGTGGTGTCGGTCACCGGGCTCGCCGTCACGGACGCGGTGCGCGAGGCCCGCGCCGACGGGGTGCTCGACCGCCTGCCGATGTTCGACCGGATCACGCCGACGGGCGTGGAGTGGGACGACGGGCGCGCCGTCGAGGCCGACGTCATCCTGTGGGCGACCGGGTTCCGCGCGGCGGTCGACCACCTGGCGCCGCTCCGGCTGCGCGAGCCGGGCGGCGGCATCCGCATGGACGGCACGCGGGCGGCCGCCGATCCGCGCGTGCACCTCGTCGGCTACGGCTCGTCGGCCAGCACCATCGGCGCGAACCGCGCGGGGCGCGCGGCGGTGCGGGACATCGTGCGGCTCCTCGAGCGGGAGCCGGTGCCCGCCTGA
- a CDS encoding putative leader peptide, which produces MLRSALLTSRGHIDLLRVASSACRRGC; this is translated from the coding sequence ATGTTGCGTTCAGCTCTGCTCACTTCGCGCGGTCACATCGACCTGCTGCGGGTGGCCTCCTCCGCGTGTCGCCGCGGCTGCTGA
- a CDS encoding MFS transporter, with protein MARDLNSSGPAAESRPTPAPGRWAALAVLCASLLLVAMDATILNVALPSLIDDMRPTAVQQLWIIDIYGLVLGGLLVTSGAVSDRFGRKRLFLIGFVLFGLASVVAATAATPAQLIAGRVLLGIGGAMVMPSTLSLIRSVFTDPRERTLAIGIWAAVAGAGAAVGPLVGGLLVESHGWSAAFWVNVPVVVVTVVAGVRLLPEFRSAGNGPLDWPGAALSVVGVIALAWGIKHVAKGGLAVGDLAILALGLLLLAVFTRRQLTLAEPLLDVRLFTRRAFTAAALAIFLAMLAIGAALFLMSLWLQYVHGYSPFGAGLRTLPAAGAMLVGSLITPWLMERCGVRAVMALGLGGLIVGFLVLALSPEPTPYGVVAVVFVALGLGDGLAVTASAAVLVSAVPAERAGQAGAVSETAYELGIGLGVALLGSLHASAYAGHMDGRPTGARESIGGAVETAETLGGAAGTRLLDAARAAFESALTTTAYVSVGIVTAVAVLVVWLVPRGFRASGGH; from the coding sequence GTGGCCCGTGACCTGAACTCCTCAGGCCCCGCCGCGGAAAGCCGCCCGACGCCCGCTCCGGGACGTTGGGCCGCACTCGCTGTGCTGTGCGCCAGCCTGCTCCTGGTGGCCATGGACGCCACCATCCTCAACGTGGCGCTGCCGTCACTGATCGACGACATGCGGCCGACCGCCGTGCAACAGCTGTGGATCATCGACATCTACGGCCTCGTCCTCGGCGGTCTGCTCGTGACCTCCGGCGCGGTCAGCGACCGTTTCGGACGCAAACGGCTCTTCCTGATCGGCTTCGTGCTGTTCGGCCTCGCCTCCGTCGTCGCCGCGACCGCCGCGACGCCCGCGCAACTCATCGCCGGGCGCGTGCTGCTCGGCATCGGCGGCGCGATGGTCATGCCGTCGACGCTCTCGCTCATCCGCAGCGTCTTCACCGACCCGCGCGAACGGACCCTCGCCATCGGCATCTGGGCCGCGGTCGCGGGCGCGGGAGCCGCCGTCGGCCCGCTCGTCGGCGGGCTGCTCGTGGAGTCGCACGGCTGGTCGGCGGCGTTCTGGGTGAACGTGCCCGTCGTCGTGGTGACCGTGGTCGCGGGCGTCAGGCTGCTCCCCGAGTTCCGCAGCGCGGGCAACGGCCCCCTCGACTGGCCCGGCGCCGCGCTCTCCGTCGTCGGCGTGATCGCGCTCGCCTGGGGCATCAAGCACGTCGCCAAGGGCGGCCTCGCCGTCGGCGACCTGGCCATCCTGGCCCTCGGCCTGCTGCTCCTCGCGGTGTTCACCCGGCGCCAACTGACGCTCGCGGAGCCGCTCCTGGACGTGCGCCTGTTCACCCGCCGCGCGTTCACGGCCGCGGCGCTCGCGATCTTCCTCGCCATGCTCGCGATCGGCGCGGCCCTGTTCCTGATGTCGCTCTGGCTCCAGTACGTCCACGGGTACTCGCCGTTCGGCGCCGGGCTGCGGACACTGCCCGCGGCCGGCGCCATGCTCGTCGGCTCGCTGATCACGCCCTGGCTCATGGAGCGCTGCGGCGTACGGGCCGTGATGGCGCTCGGCCTCGGCGGCCTCATCGTCGGCTTCCTGGTGCTCGCCCTGTCGCCGGAACCCACGCCGTACGGCGTGGTGGCCGTGGTGTTCGTCGCGCTCGGCCTCGGCGACGGACTCGCCGTCACCGCGTCCGCCGCCGTCCTCGTGTCCGCCGTCCCCGCCGAACGCGCGGGCCAGGCCGGTGCCGTGTCGGAGACCGCGTACGAACTCGGCATCGGGCTCGGTGTCGCGCTCCTCGGCTCGCTGCACGCCAGCGCCTACGCCGGGCACATGGACGGCCGCCCCACCGGGGCGCGGGAGTCCATCGGCGGCGCCGTCGAGACCGCCGAGACGCTGGGCGGTGCGGCGGGCACCCGTCTCCTGGACGCGGCCCGCGCGGCGTTCGAGTCCGCCCTGACGACCACGGCGTACGTCAGTGTCGGCATCGTGACGGCGGTCGCCGTGCTCGTCGTGTGGCTGGTGCCGCGCGGCTTCCGGGCGAGCGGCGGGCACTGA
- a CDS encoding ABC transporter substrate-binding protein, with the protein MRSRRLAPALLLPLALALAACSGSSSARSSTGGLGGGTTDGKGSLTLNVGDQRGGSEAVLRAAGELDDLTYKIKWSTFTSGPPLLEAVNAKAVDLGAVGNTPPVFAAGAGSKITVVAASHGTAHGEAVVVPKDSGLRRTADLKGRSVAVAQGSSAHYQLIASLKKAGLSVKDVHVKYLQPADALAAFTGGKVDAWAVWDPYTSQVLRAGKGRILTDGEGLVNGLSFQVAAPGALEDEKKAAAVADYLKRLRKAQDWVFEHPEEWAKVWAKDTGLPYEVALDSVKRSQGTRVPVAVDRNVITTEQAIVDTFADLKLIPRRVDFRDFTDTRFNGSLPPSTTEPRTYKES; encoded by the coding sequence ATGCGAAGCCGACGCCTCGCCCCCGCCCTGCTCCTTCCCCTGGCGCTGGCCCTCGCCGCCTGCTCCGGGTCGTCATCCGCGCGTTCGTCGACCGGGGGCCTCGGCGGGGGCACCACGGACGGCAAGGGGTCGCTGACCCTCAACGTCGGTGACCAGAGAGGAGGTTCGGAGGCCGTCCTGCGCGCCGCCGGGGAGCTGGACGACCTCACGTACAAGATCAAATGGTCGACGTTCACCTCGGGCCCGCCGCTCCTCGAAGCCGTCAACGCCAAGGCCGTGGACCTCGGCGCGGTCGGCAACACGCCGCCGGTGTTCGCGGCGGGCGCGGGCTCGAAGATCACCGTGGTGGCCGCGAGCCACGGCACGGCGCACGGCGAGGCCGTCGTCGTGCCGAAGGACTCGGGCCTGAGGCGCACGGCCGACCTCAAGGGCCGGTCCGTGGCCGTGGCCCAGGGGTCGTCCGCGCACTACCAGTTGATCGCCTCCCTCAAGAAGGCCGGACTCTCCGTCAAGGACGTCCACGTCAAGTACCTCCAGCCCGCCGACGCGCTCGCCGCGTTCACCGGCGGCAAGGTGGACGCCTGGGCGGTGTGGGACCCGTACACCTCGCAGGTCCTGCGCGCCGGCAAGGGGCGGATCCTCACCGACGGCGAGGGCCTCGTCAACGGCCTCAGCTTCCAGGTGGCCGCGCCCGGCGCGCTCGAGGACGAGAAGAAGGCCGCCGCCGTCGCCGACTACCTCAAGCGCCTGCGCAAGGCACAGGACTGGGTCTTCGAGCACCCCGAGGAGTGGGCGAAGGTCTGGGCGAAGGACACGGGCCTGCCGTACGAGGTCGCCCTCGACTCGGTGAAGCGCTCGCAGGGCACGCGCGTCCCGGTCGCCGTCGACCGCAACGTCATCACGACCGAGCAGGCCATCGTCGACACCTTCGCCGACCTGAAGCTCATCCCGCGCCGCGTCGACTTCCGCGACTTCACCGACACCCGCTTCAACGGTTCGCTGCCGCCCTCGACCACCGAGCCCCGCACGTACAAGGAGTCCTGA
- a CDS encoding STAS domain-containing protein, translated as MHDDSLPFGLRSHVRRGRLVITFWGELDIHATERLTGSLAELTLTCRHDVILDLSDVTFLDCGGLSLLCQALAATRRRELRLTVVLEDPFHRKVLRLAGVADSFDVALRLSDALAVPPGDPHGHRPPTPSHA; from the coding sequence ATGCACGACGACAGCCTTCCCTTCGGCCTCCGCTCCCACGTGCGGCGGGGGCGGTTGGTCATCACCTTCTGGGGAGAGCTGGACATCCACGCCACCGAGCGGCTCACCGGCAGCCTGGCCGAGCTGACCCTCACCTGCCGCCACGACGTGATCCTGGACCTGAGCGACGTGACGTTCCTGGACTGCGGCGGCCTCTCGCTGCTCTGCCAGGCGCTGGCCGCGACGCGGCGCAGGGAGCTGCGGCTCACCGTCGTTCTGGAAGACCCCTTCCATCGCAAGGTGCTGCGCCTGGCGGGCGTGGCCGACTCGTTCGACGTCGCCCTGCGGCTGAGCGACGCGCTCGCGGTCCCGCCCGGCGACCCGCACGGACACCGGCCGCCGACCCCCTCGCACGCCTGA
- a CDS encoding ABC transporter permease yields MSISHAPPPPTPDISGTAPHESAASGSGAAPDLVALVPSSARRARVPRWLRRTTGPVLLLALWQLLSATGALSPDTLAPPGTIARVAGDLVEDGSLTSAMGVSLQRVAIGLLLGTAIGTGLALVSGLFRIGEDLVDASVQMLRTVPFVGLIPLFIIWFGIGETPKIAIITLGVSFPLYLNVYAGIRGVDAQLIEAGESLGLSRWGLVRHVILPGALPGAMTGLRYSLGIAWLALVFAEQINADAGIGFLMVQARDFLRTDVIVVCLIVYAFLGLLADFVVRTLERLLLQWRPTFTGR; encoded by the coding sequence ATGAGCATCAGTCACGCCCCGCCGCCCCCGACACCCGACATATCCGGAACAGCCCCGCACGAGAGCGCGGCGTCCGGCTCCGGGGCCGCGCCCGACCTCGTCGCCCTCGTCCCCTCCTCCGCCCGCCGCGCCCGCGTCCCCCGCTGGCTGCGCCGCACCACCGGGCCCGTGCTCCTGCTCGCGCTCTGGCAACTCCTCAGCGCGACCGGGGCGTTGAGCCCCGACACGCTCGCCCCGCCGGGAACCATCGCCCGGGTCGCGGGCGACCTCGTCGAGGACGGATCGCTGACCTCGGCCATGGGGGTCTCCCTCCAGCGCGTCGCGATCGGCCTGCTGCTCGGCACGGCGATCGGGACCGGGCTCGCGCTGGTCTCCGGGCTCTTCCGGATCGGCGAGGACCTCGTGGACGCGAGCGTGCAGATGCTGCGGACCGTGCCGTTCGTCGGCCTGATCCCGCTGTTCATCATCTGGTTCGGGATCGGCGAGACCCCGAAGATCGCCATCATCACGCTCGGCGTCTCCTTCCCGCTGTATCTGAACGTGTACGCGGGCATCCGGGGCGTCGACGCCCAGCTCATCGAGGCGGGTGAGTCCCTTGGGCTCTCCCGGTGGGGGCTCGTGCGGCACGTGATCCTGCCGGGCGCCCTGCCCGGTGCCATGACGGGCCTGCGCTACTCGCTCGGCATCGCCTGGCTCGCCCTGGTCTTCGCCGAGCAGATCAACGCCGACGCAGGCATCGGCTTCCTCATGGTCCAGGCCCGGGACTTCCTGCGGACCGACGTGATCGTCGTCTGCCTGATCGTCTACGCCTTCCTCGGCCTCCTCGCCGACTTCGTGGTCCGCACACTCGAAAGGCTGCTGCTGCAATGGCGACCGACGTTCACCGGCCGGTGA
- a CDS encoding ABC transporter ATP-binding protein: MATDVHRPVTPGVPAPSAVRVEGLTRTFDGRPVIDGLRLDVRPGEFVALLGRSGCGKSTLLRVLAGLDRDIEGTVLVPRRKAVAFQAPRLMPWKRVWRNVLLGLPGRPERAVAERALTEVGLGHRSHAWPKTLSGGEAQRASLARALVREPDLLLLDEPFGALDALTRVTAQRLVAELWQRRGCAVLLVTHDVEEAVLLADRVLVMDEGVIAHEQPVGLERPRDIADPRFAALRASLLERLGVDARSSVAA, translated from the coding sequence ATGGCGACCGACGTTCACCGGCCGGTGACCCCCGGCGTGCCCGCGCCCTCCGCCGTCCGCGTCGAGGGCCTCACCCGCACCTTCGACGGCCGCCCCGTCATCGACGGCCTGCGCCTGGACGTGCGGCCCGGCGAGTTCGTGGCGCTGCTCGGCCGCAGCGGCTGCGGCAAGTCCACGCTGCTGCGGGTCCTCGCCGGGCTCGACCGGGACATCGAGGGCACCGTCCTCGTGCCGCGCCGCAAGGCCGTGGCGTTCCAGGCGCCGCGCCTCATGCCCTGGAAGCGGGTGTGGCGCAACGTGCTGCTCGGCCTGCCCGGCAGGCCGGAGCGGGCCGTCGCCGAGCGCGCCCTGACCGAGGTCGGGCTCGGCCACCGCTCCCACGCCTGGCCCAAGACGCTGTCCGGCGGCGAGGCCCAGCGCGCCTCGCTGGCCCGCGCGCTCGTGCGCGAGCCCGACCTGCTGCTCCTCGACGAGCCGTTCGGCGCCCTGGACGCGCTGACCCGGGTCACGGCCCAGCGCCTCGTCGCCGAGCTGTGGCAGCGGCGCGGCTGCGCCGTCCTGCTCGTCACCCACGACGTGGAGGAGGCGGTGCTGCTCGCCGACCGCGTCCTCGTCATGGACGAGGGCGTCATCGCGCACGAACAGCCGGTCGGCCTGGAGCGGCCGCGCGACATCGCCGACCCCCGGTTCGCCGCGCTGCGCGCCTCCCTCCTGGAGCGCCTCGGCGTCGACGCCCGTTCCTCGGTGGCCGCCTGA